A section of the Equus caballus isolate H_3958 breed thoroughbred chromosome 21, TB-T2T, whole genome shotgun sequence genome encodes:
- the PLPP1 gene encoding phospholipid phosphatase 1 isoform X2, whose amino-acid sequence MFDKTRLPYVALDVLCVVLAGLPFAILTSRHTPFQRGVFCNDESIKYPYKEDTIPYALLGGIIIPFSIIVMIIGETLSVYFNLLHSNSFIRNNYIATIYKAIGTFLFGAAASQSLTDIAKYSIGRLRPHFLDVCDPDWSKINCSDGYIENYICRGNAQKVKEGRLSFYSGHSSFSMYCMLFVALYLQARMKGDWARLLRPTLQFGLVAVSIYVGLSRVSDYKHHWSDVLTGLIQGALVAILVAVYVSDFFKERNSPFKERKEEDSHTTLHETPTTGNHYRNNHQP is encoded by the exons CTGGATTGCCTTTTGCAATTCTTACTTCAAGGCATACCCCCTTCCAACGAGGAGTATTCTGTAATGATGAGTCCATCAAGTACCCTTACAAAGAAGACACCATACCTTATGCGTTATTAGGTGGAATAATCATTCCATTCAGTATTATCGTT atgatTATTGGAGAAACCCTGTCTGTTTACTTTAACCTCTTGCACTCAAATTCCTTTATCAGGAATAACTACATAGCCACTATTTACAAAGCCATTGGAACATTTTTATTTGGTGCAGCTGCTAGTCAGTCCTTGACTGACATTGCCAAGTATTCGATAGGCAGACTGCGGCCTCACTTCTTGGATGTTTGTGACCCAGATTGGTCAAAAATCAACTGCAGTGATGGTTACATTGAAAACTACATATGTCGAGGGAATGCACAAAAAGTGAAGGAGGGCAG atTGTCCTTTTACTCAGGCCATTCCTCATTCTCCATGTACTGCATGCTGTTTGTGGCA CTCTATCTTCAAGCCAGGATGAAGGGAGACTGGGCAAGACTCCTGCGCCCCACACTGCAGTTCGGTCTTGTTGCTGTTTCCATTTACGTGGGCCTTTCTCGAGTTTCCGATTACAAACACCACTGGAGTGATGTGTTAACCGGACTCATTCAAGGAGCTCTGGTTGCAATATTAGTT GCTGTATATGTATCAGATTTCTTCAAGGAGAGAAATTctccttttaaagaaagaaaagaggaggactcTCATACAACTCTGCATGAAACACCGACGACGGGAAATCACTATCGGAACAATCACCAACCTTGA